One Pseudoalteromonas rubra genomic window, TTCAACTTCCGTTACGCCTTCACCCATGGTGCCGGGTGCAACACCTGGAGAAGCGGGTATACCCGGCGTACCCGGTGCCCCAGAGTCTGCGACAACGAGTTCATTATTCGCTTCAGTACCTGCATCATAGGCATTCAGATAGATATGATAAGTGCCTGGTGTAGTGGGAATAGGCCAGCTGTTTAGGCCAACAAATCCATCATTGGTGGGCAGCATCATTGCCACAATTGACAAGCGGTCATTGCCTTCATCGGTTTCCAGGCTGGTCATAGTTGACGTCACCGGTGCAAGTAGTCCTTCGGCTGGGTTTTCCATCGTATTAGCATTGATACCCGTCAATATCTCGCTTAAACCGGCCAGTGACCCACCTTCTGCCATAGCTGTGAGTGCCTCAGAGGCGGCTTCGCCAGTGTTGAATAACATGGCATCGCTGGTGTGTGCGCTCACTAATAGCGGGGTAAAATAGATCCCCTGTGTCAGATTGGTGATCTTCACGTCGAGTGATGTAGCGCTGGCTGTACCGGATGCTAATAAAATACCTGTGATGAGGGGGATGAAGCGTGTTTTCATAATTTACTCTTGTTGTTTGGATTTGACCCTACCAAGCATGTAGGTAAATTATTGAGATTCGCTCCCGCAATTATCACAAAACCATCACAATACGGTGACGTTTTTGTCTGAAAGCATGAACTTCCTTGCCAAAGCGCAACACGCATGAATCCGCTATTTGTAGTTTACTTTCTACTTGTTATTAATAATCATGAAGTTAAGTGTAGTTGGAGCAGAATGAAGTCAATGGGGTAACGCTGCTATATAAGTGTCAGCTAATATGGGTATGAATGTATAAAGCGGTTCTGTTCTGATAAGCCCGCCTAAAGTGTTCAATTTAGCGGGCTTGTTACATCACTGGGTGATTAGCACAGCCAGGAAGTTTGCGTGCCCGGACAACGATGATCTGACCAGCAGTAGTAGGTTTTTTCCACACCGCCCGCAACCTGCGGCGTCATGTTTGCAGGTACGCCAGCTTTGTCATTTGATAGAGCTTTCATTGGTTTCTTTCTTAGTTTTAGTAACATAGTTATCTCCTTTGGTTTGTTACAAAAATAAAACTAACGTAGTTTCGGGATGAAATAAAAGTAAAATATTTTCGCAGTGAACTTGTGTTAGTCTGAAGTGCTATTACTTAAACTAACTACAAGGAAACGGTTATGAAACTTAACCTCAACAAAAAAAAGTTGAAGCGCTTAACTATTGAACAAAAAACGCTTGAAGGTCAGACGCCTCAGGTTGCTGGTGGCGCTGGGTCTTACTATGCCTGCTGGTCAGATCAACCATACTACTGTATGACCTGGGATGCAGACTGTATTACAGAGCGCCGTTGTAACACCTGGCCAAATTAAGACGGGCAGATGTTCAAACAAAACATCACAGAAAAGGGCTGTTAGTCACCCTTTTCTGTCATCAGCTTGGTAAGGGGCTGTGGAAATAGCAGATGATTGGCACACTTTAATGCGTGTCTGAATGGTAAAGTGTAATCACGTAGGGATCGCATTACTTGTGGATGCGACACGCGATACAGATAAAAAATCAGCGGGTCCAGTGCTCAGTCGTGCAACAGCAGTTGCTCAAGATCACGGTGAAGTACGTCATCATCCCCCAGATTAAGTTCAATCAGGCGCTTGAGATGCGTTACACTATCTAGATCGATCTGATTACAGTGTACACCGAGGTGACAGTCTTCAATATGACGGATCTGTACTTCCATTGCTATCTGTATGTCACTTTGCGGCAGGGCAAAGCGCAGGCTGGCCGGCTCATCTCTGAGGGGTACATACCCCACAGGTAAAGTTACTAAAGCGCCATTGAGTGACAGGTCGATGACTTCGCACTTGTAATCGCCGCTGGCCGTCATCAATACTGCCGGGTTAGAAAACAGTACGCGTGAAAATCGTCTACGTTCTTTCATCAGTATTCTCTGAGCTTGTTTACCTATAGCTTAGCTAGTTTTTGCCTCAGTCTCCACTAATACCAATGTCACTGAGTACTTGTTCAATTTGCAAAAGCAAACCTGGCACTAATGGCGATAAAAATTTCTTATCTAGGTACCTAAACCGCAACACTTCTGTCAGGTTAACGACACTATTTTCTCGCCTTAAAATTGCACACTTAGTTGAGCAGATTGGTATCCATTCCAGTTCTGACTAGGCATAAAAAAGCCCTGAAAATCAGGGCTCATATCTGGCATGATTGGCGATTAACCAATTTTCTTATATTTGATGCGCTTGGGTTCTGCGGCCTCAGCACCATAGGTCTTTTTCAGCCATTCTTCATATTCTGTGTAGTTGCCATCGAAGAAGTTCACCTGACCTTCGTCGCGGTAATCCAGAATATGAGTTGCGATACGGTCAAGGAACCAACGGTCGTGCGAGATACACATAACGCAGCCCGGGAATTCCAGAATCGCGTTTTCCAGTGCACGCAGAGTTTCCACGTCCAGGTCGTTGGTTGGTTCGTCCAGCAGGATCACGTTACCACCGGCCTTAAGCAGCTTGGCCAGGTGTAAACGGTTGCGCTCACCACCAGAGAGTTCCTTTACAAATTTCTGCTGATCGTTGCCTTTGAAGTTAAAGCGGCCAACATAAGCACGGCTGGGCACTTCAAAGTTGCCAATTTTCAGGATGTCCTGGCCATCAGAAACTTCCTGGAATACGGTGTTGTTACCGTCCATGTCGTCGCGGAACTGCTCAACGGTTGCCAGCTCTACGGTTTCACCCAGTACAATGTCGCCGCTGTCCGGTTGATGTTGACCACTGAGCATTCTGAACAGAGTTGATTTACCCGCGCCGTTGGCGCCGATAATACCGACGATAGCACCTTTAGGTACTGAGAAGCTTAAGTTGTCGATCAGGACGCGATCACCAAAGCTCTTGGTCAGGTTATTGACTTCAATTACCTGGTCGCCCAGGCGAGGCCCTGGTGGGATGAACAGTTCATTGGTCTCGTTACGTTTTTGGTAATCAGACTGCTGAAGTTCGCTGAACTGTGCCATACGTGCTTTTGATTTTGCCTGACGACCTTTCGGGTTTGAACGTACCCACTCAAGCTCTTTCTCGATAGACTTCTGGCGTGCTTTTTCTGATTTCTCTTCCTGTTTCAGACGGGCATCTTTTTGCTCCAGCCATGAAGAGTAGTTACCTTCCCACGGAATACCGTGGCCACGGTCTAGTTCCAGGATCCAGCCCGCCACATTATCAAGGAAGTAACGGTCGTGGGTAATGGCAACGACAGTGCCTTCGTAGTCATGTAAGAAACGTTCTAACCAGGCCACTGATTCGGCATCCAGGTGGTTGGTTGGCTCGTCCAGTAACAGCATGTCTGGTTTTTCAAGTAACAGGCGACAGATTGCAACCCGGCGACGTTCACCCCCCGACAGGTGCTCAATTTTGGCATCCCACTCAGGTAAGCGCAGCGCATCAGCAGCACGCTCCAGCGCGTTATCCAGGTTATGACCATCGTGTGCTTGAATGATGGCTTCGAGTTCGCCTTGCTCTTTAGCAAGGGCGTCGAAGTCGGCGTCTTCCATTGCATACTCAGCGTATACTTCATCCAGACGGCTCAGTGCACGTTTTACGTCGCCCACGGCTTCTTCAATGGTTTCGCGCACTGTTTTGCTTTCATCCAGCACTGGCTCCTGAGGCAGGTAACCAATTTTTGTGCCTGGCTGCGGACGTGCTTCCCCTTCAAACTCGGTATCTACCCCGGCCATGATACGTAGCAGGGTTGATTTACCTGCACCATTTAGACCAAGCACACCAATTTTGGCACCTGGAAAAAAGCACAGAGAAATATCTTTTAAGATTGTGCGTTTGGGTGGAACGACTTTGCTCACCCGCGACATTGTATAGATATATTGAGCCATGAATTTTGCTTCTCTTTAATTAGATGTGGTTATTTTAGTGAATGCCGTGCACGGGGGCAATGTTTGTCTGACACACGGACAATTTTGTGTAGGAGAACCTTTCATAATTTACAATTGTTAATCGGATTTACTTTTGTCATGAATCGCAAGTTAGCTTCTGTAAGACTCAGATAAGAATTTTAACTTTATAATTGTTAGGGCATTTTTGACCTGTTTCAGGCCAATGAAAAAGGTATTATAGCCCTAAGCTTGATAAAGCTACGACATGGAGTTGTAAACATGTGATGCAGTTTTAGCATCAGCGCACTTTTCCTTCATTCCCTGCGCCAGCACATTCAGAACAGCGGATGTTACATGGGGCCAGTGGCCAGTAAACCTGGGCCACATACGCACCAGTTTAATTCAATGACCAGAGAAATAAACAGTGACCACCGTTGTCTGTAACCGCTTACCATGGCGGCCCGGCACATCCGAGTGCTGCATAGTGTTAGCCATTTAAGGGACGCTGTTTTGTTTGATGAATGACTTCACAGTATAAGGAAAACGATGAAGCAATATATGTACGCAAAGCCGCGGTTAATGCAGCAAAAACGAATCCCTATGGGGGCTGATATCCTGAGGTTTGCCCGTCTCTTAAGAGGTTATACGCAGGCTGAGTCAGCAGCACATTATGGCGTTGAAGAGCGCACGCTGAGACGCTGGGAAAATAAAGAATACAGCCCTAGGTGGAACGACGTTGTCGGTCTGGTCGAGGATGTTTATTCACTCGATATTTTAGAAGTAATAGGAAAGATCAATGATGATGACACAACCAACCATTAAGCAGCTACGCACCGCTTTAAAACGATGGGGTCGCTTTTGGCGTGCAAAAGAATTGGGCAAAGGGTTCAGCCGCCAGGCGGTGACCGAACGAATAGGTGACTCCAGTGCCCGCTATGTGAGCAGTGATATGATGAGCGTGCCTGAAGAAATAGAGGCACTGACACAACAGATTGCACAGTTAAGGCCTGAATGTATCCGTGCACTGCGCGGCAAATATCTGGTTGAGGGAGACATAGCACAGGTTGCAAAAACACTGGGCTTCGACTCAAAACGCTCGTTAGAGTTTTGGCTGGTTAAAGCTGAGCGCAGTCTGCTTCAGAGCTTGTGTCAGCAATAAGGAGAAGCACAATGACAATTATGAATACGGTTGAGCAGATAAAAAAACATGAGGGATTCCGGCGTTTTCCTTATTACTGCACGGCTGGCAAACTCACCATAGGATATGGCAGAAATTTGGAACAAAATGGCATAGCTGAAGAAGAAGCTGAGCAGTTGTTGGCACAAGATGTAGCCAATGCTCAGGCTGGTGTACGGCGTCGTGTTGATATCTCTCACTGCAATGAAGCCCGTCAGGCGGTGCTGACAAATATGGCCTTCAACCTTGGTGTGCGAGGGTTGCTGGGTTTCAGTAACATGCTTGATGCAGTGCAGCATGGCGATTTTGAGCGAGCAGCATTGGAAATGCTAGATAGCCGCTGGGCCAAACAAGTTCCTGAGCGCGCAGAGGAGCTGGCGCAACAAATGCTCAGTGGACAGTGGCAATCTTAAATTGGGGGGAAACTATGAATGAGGAGGTGGCCAAACCATGCAAGCCGACCAATGGCAAATGAAAAAGGAGCTGAATCTGGCTCATATCCTGACCACCATTGCACTGTTGGTGTCAGGCATTTTATATCTCAATGATCTGGACAAGCGGATCACCACGAATTCGCAGGAGCTGGCACATCTTAAGCAGATCCGCAAAGAGGACCAGAAGCGCATTGAAAAGCGCCTTGACTCAATAGATAAAAAACTCGACGCATTGTTGAGTGCTAAGCGCAACAACGGTTAGCCAACAGGACGGTCGATACAAACACGCGTATCGTGAAGTACCGTCACCGCATTTCTAAACACTTACTGATACTGAATCTTCCTGAACTGCGCTGTTCGGGCCGGACAGTTTTTGCCTGAGGAATTGACCTATGAATACCGCGATAGATCTGTCACGTCTTGCACCACCTGCGGTGATAGAAACACTGAACTACGGAGAGATCCGCGCTGAGCTAGTCGAGGCGATATCGGAACGTTTGCCTGGACATAGCTTTTTGGCGTCTGATCCTGCCATCAAAGTGCTAGAGGTTGCTGCCTATCGGGAACTGCTCCTGAGACAAAGGGTGAATGACGCTGCACAAGCGGTGATGCTGGCCTTCGCCTCAGGCAGTGATCTTGATCATCTCGGTGGGTTGTTTGGTGTTGCACGGGCTGACGCAGAAGAGGATGAGCGTTATCGGGCGCGTATTCCGCTTTCTTTAGAAAGCCACAGTATGGCAGGTACCACAGGCGCTTATCAGTTTCAGTCTCTGCTTGCTGACGCTCGGGTACGAGATGTTCATGTTGCATCAAGCACACCCGGCGTGGTTGAAGTAACAGTGCTTACCGACTTAGGTGCTGATCTGGCAGAGGTACAAAGTGCAGTGGCAGACCATCTGAATCATGAGGATATTCGGCCATTGACGGATCAGGTTCAGGTATCGGCCACACGGCCAACCAGTGTGCCCGTTGAAGCGCACGTTTATCTTAACCCGGGTGTGAATGAGTCGCAGGTCAGACTGGTAATAGATACTGCGCTGGATGCTTTTAACCGGGCGCATACTCGGTTGGGTAAAGAGATCCCGCACTCTGCAATTATCGATCTGTTACATCAGGGCGGGGTGCGCAAAATCAAATTATTGTCACCTTCGGATGACATTACGCCCGAAGATACGCAGGCCATGAGTTTGTCGCTGCAACTGAGTTTTTTCTAGGAGGTCTTCGTGACAGCCAGTACTGATTTACTGCCGCTAGGTGCCTCGGAGTTAGAACGCAGCCTGAGTGCGGCAACACACCATGCTGAGCGGGGCGTCGCGCCTGAGCTCGTGGCCAAACTCTGGGATCCGCAAACGTGTCCGGAGTCTCTGCTGCCCTGGCTGGCCTGGGCCCTGTCGGTGGACGAATGGGATGAAAACTGGCCGAGCGAGGCCAAACGGGCGTTGATCGCTCGCTCAGTTCCGATCCACAAACACAAGGGAACCGTCGGCTCAGTGAAACGCGCATTGTCTGCATTGGGTCTGGAGCTGGAGTTTTTTGAGTGGTTTGAAGATACCGATGATGTTTATCTGGCCCCTTATTTAAGCAAGGAGCCGCATACCTTCGTTTTTATCGCCTGGGCTAATGCGCTGCCTTACACCAGTCGGGCCGTCAAGCTGGATCAAAACCTTTACGATGCTATCCATCGGGTGACAAACCAGACTAAGCCACAAAAGGCGCACTTTGATTTCCTGGTGGGGATGAAAATGGCGAGCGCTGCGGCGGTGGGGGCGATCGTTCATCCGATCACACATAAGCGCTTATATGGTGCGGTTGAGCCCTGTATTGGCGACAAAGCCAAACAGCGTGACAGCCAGGTGAGTCTGTCTGTGGCTGCCTCTCTATCTGATAAGCGTTATCAGGTACTCAGACACCGTGCTGGAGTAGATAAACTGCGTCACCGGATCTCGCAGTGCAGTTTACGTCAGGCGTTTTGCATGACACGTCGACCTGTGCAGGTTGTTCGTTTCAGAGGTCTGTCGGATCAGCGTATTCCCGATGAATTTATTAACAGTGTCAGTTGCGCCGCGGCGGTGATGCATATCAGTCGCCGTCGGGTGAGTGCCGTGCGTTGCTACGGCACACTTGGCGCACCTGCATAAAGGAGTTTCTAACTATGAGTATTTTACTACAGCCCGTGATCACTTCTGCGGGCTTGTCGGCGCTGTTCAGAGCGCAACAGGGCGGCTTCAAAGCCAAAATCAGTAAAGTGGGCCTGGGCAGCGGCAGTTATCAGCCCCATGAGGGGATCACTCGTCTGCAGGATGAGAAGTACAAACTGGAACTGGCCAGTGCCAAAACACTCGCCGATGGCAAACAGCTACACCTGACGGTGCGTGATGCTGAGCCGATAGCGGGAGAAGGCTTTTTCGTCAATGAAATTGGTTTTTACACCGAAGAAGAAGTCGATGGACAAATACAGCACGTGTTGTTCGCTGTGTATTCTTCCCCAACCGAGTCAATTGCTTATAAGTCTAATGACGTTGAGTTGTTACTGGCGTTTGACCTGACCCTGACAGGCGTGCCATCAGACTCAATCACCGTGATCGATCAGGGGGTTGAGCTCAATATTTTGGTGGCCCCTGAGCTGGCCAAAATGGGCTCAGCACAAATCGGTAATATGCATCGACATTTGAAACTCAAGTTTGCACTGATGGACAACGGGGTGCTTTAGGCACCAGGACAGAATAAACAAGGAGGCACTACGATGACGCAATACAGCACGGCTCCTGAGCGGGCACAACAACTGGCCGAAGAGGCCATAAAATTACTCAAACAAGCCAAAGCACTACAACATCAGGCGCACGTTGATGCCGCCCGTGTGCAGGCTTATCAACAGCACAGTGACGGCCTGGCTTTTCAGTTTCTGGCGGCGTGCGCCGAGTATGGTGAACACAGCCCGCAGGCTGGCAAGGCCCGTGAGCACTGGCTGGGCGCACGTAACGCGATCAAAGCGCAGTTCCCAAGAACTTCAATTTAGATACTTTTTAACTCAAATTTAAACGGAGAAAACTATGGCATTAGAACACGATATTGCCAGCCTGGTTGAAGCCTCAGAAGCCCTGACCAGCACGGTAGACAACAAAATTCAGAGTATTGATAGCGCGCTCAGTGCGGCTATTAGTGCTTCACAGAGCAAGACAGATCAGCACCTTGCAAAAGTGGATGCAAAGCTGAGTTCGTATACGGAATCTCAGTCGCATTTTCGAGTGACGAAGAACCAGGCCCTTGTTCCGAATACAGATGGCTCATTTCCAAAGGACTGGGGGGCAGGGATTTTGAAACAAGCCCGGTTGGTTGAGACCGTTGAAACCGGGGTTGAAGTAAACGCCAGAAGCGAGCTTGCGCGTGAGTTTTTACGCGCAATTGGCTCAGATACGAAGTATTTTGCCAAGAACTTTAATATTTGGGAGCTTGAATTTCTCCCTTACCGTAACATCACCAATGCGCAGGGCAATACCGAGAAAGCGCAATCATACATGATGTATCAGTACGTGCGTCGCCCTACCTTCATGACGTGTGCAGCGGTTGTAAAACACATTCGTGGTGTCGTGCCAACCGGGTTTTGGTGTAGCGGTTTAGAAGCAAATGCGCCTGCTAAGGTGTGCGGCGGTGGGATAGGCCATAGTAATCGTAACCTGTACACACATTGCTACCCTTACATCAATGGTACGCACCTTGATTTGTCTGAAACAACGGTGATCCAGGTGGCATTACCTGCGGTAGTCACTGGCAATGTTCCAATTGCTAGCGCCTGGGGCCAGTTCCCATACTTGGGTGACAGTGCAGTGTCGGCTTATGAACATCAACCAACCCCAACTTTACCTTAGGAGTACAACATGGCAAAACTTATCGTCAATAATCAAATAGCAGAACAATTCTTTGACCCATTTACCCCACCTGCCGTAGTTGCGCAGTTTGTGGAGGAAAACTTCGGACAACATAGTGAGTATTCCATTGAGCTGAGTGATACAGAGCAACAGATGATAAACCGTATTCAGGTTCGCAGTGACGTAGAACAGCAAGTGGCAGACAGCCAGTCCTTGCTTGGTACAACGTCGGACACGACACACTTATTACTCAATGAACTCAGTGGCTTTGTCAACAAACTGTCAGAAGCAGACAACCTGGAAGACGTGAAAGCGTCAGTGACTTCACTGAAAGCCACCATTGGTGATATTGAAGGCCAGGTGGCAACGGGTGAGCTGACTTTCCCATATCAGAGCAAAGGGCTGGATACTGTAAAACAGGAGATCATTGAACGCGCCAATGGCGTTAACAATCTGCTGTAATTCTCGCCCGCCCGCCGCATTCTTGCGCTGCCCTCTACTTTAACTTCAAAACTTGTAATATCAGGAGCTGCTATGTCTCTGACCAATTTTAGTGCCATAGATATGGCACGCTTACCTACGCCGAAGCTGATTGAGCCGCTGAGCTTTGATGAGATAAAAACCGCGATTGTGGCGGAGTTTTCACAGCGCTATGACGGGGAAGGGCTGGATTATGCCAGTGATCCCGCCATTAAGCTCATAGAGGCCTTTGCCTATCGGGAAATGCTGTTGCGGCAACGCATTAATGAGGCGGCCGAAGCTGTTTTACTGGCCAAAGCCAGCAGCAGTGAGCTGGATTATCTGGGGGCGCGCTTTGGTGTTGAACGTGCCGAGCTCGCACCGGGTAGTGACACCGTGATCCCTCCTGTGCCAGCGCAGTATGAAAGTGATGAGCGCTATCGTGAACGCATTCGCCTGGCACTGGAAGGATTCAGTACCGCGGGACCCGCGGGCGCCTATGTGTTTCATGCTATGAAAGCCTCACCGAAGGTGCGGGATGTGTATGTATCCGCACCTGAATTCGAGCGCGCAACTGTGGTTGATGGCACTGCGACAAGCGCGTTTGTACTTAACTGTACATCAAATGCAGGATTGAGCGAGCCGATGCCGGGTGATGTGGCAGTGACCATCCTCAGTGAAGAGGGCTCGGGCCTGGCATCAGACACTTTACTGAATACAGTCCAGACGTATCTTAGCCAGGATGAGATCCGTCCGCTGACGGACAGAGTCAGGGTGAAACCTGCTTTGATACGCCGTTTCAGCATCAACGCGCGCTTGTATGTGTATCCAGGGATGGACAGCAATGCAATAAAACAGCTGGCGATTGACACCACCTCAGACTGGCTCAGTGAACACCGTAAGCTCGGCCATGATATTTCCCTGTCAGCCCTGTATGCGGTATTGCATCGTGAGGGGGTGCAGCGGGTTGAGTTACTCGAACCACAGTGGGATATCACGGTGGGGCAGGATGAAGCAGCATACTGTACTTCGATAGCAGTCGACATTGGAGGCGAGCATGTCTGAGTCACTGTTACCCTGTCAGGCGAGTCAGTTTGAACGTGCGCTGGATAACGCAGGCAGTCGCATTGCACAGCTGCCCGTGTCACTCTCGCAACTGTGGGATCCGTGGCGCTGTCCGGCACATTTTCTGCCCTGGTTGGCTGATGGATTAAGCGTGGACAGCTGGGACAGTCTCTGGCCCGAGCAGGTTCAGCGCCAGGTGATTGCTGCCAGTGTACCGAATCACAGAATTAAAGGTACCGTCGGGGCAATCAAGCAGTCTCTGCACAGCCTGAACGCCAGTGTGGAACTGACTGAGTGGTGGCAAACCGGTGGTGTACCTCATAGCGCTGAGTTACTGGCACTGGCCCATGAAAACCTGGATCCACAAGGCAGCACATTACTGACCCCAAAACTTCAGGCACAGCTGTGGCAAAGCGTGGCAGCGACTAAGCCATGCCGCAGCCAGATCCAATTTAGTGTTGGGGTGATGCTACAGAACAATCTGGCTATGGCCGCGGGCTCGGATGCTGTCAGTGCTCAGACTGGTCGATGGCACCAACACTACGATTTTACTTTTTCAACTTCATCAACATACCTGTCAGGGGCTGCACAGTCTTTGTCGGTGTCTACACCCTGTTTACGTCAGTCCGCACACATGCAACTGAATAGTGGGGTGTGGGCGGCTGGCGGCATGGTAATTACGCAGCTGCAACAGGTCGCGATGACAACCGTTTAGGCAAGCTATGAGTATCTATACACCAATTATTACCCAGGCGGGGATCAACGCCGCCGTGAATGCACAGACCCATGGCATTCAATTAGAGATCGGGCGCATTGGCGTCGGTGACACAGGCTATGTGCCTAATCGCACCCAGACGCGGCTGCAAAATGAACGAAACAATGTCCAGGTCAGTGACGGCCGGGTGGTGGGTGATGGCCAGTTTCATTTGTCCGGTATATTTACCGACGACACACAATATGCCGTCCGCGAAGTGGGCTTTTATCTGAATGATCATTCCGATGATGCACAGAAAACCTTGTTTGCCATCTGGTCGCATCCGGAGCATGTATTGTTTTATCAAACCCCGGTTGCCCGCGTGGTACAGGGCTTTGACCTGACATTAACGGCGGTGCCGTATGAGCATCTGACTGTGAATACCAGCGGGGATCTGAAGCTGTTTCACACCCCCGAATTTGTGGCCATGACAGAGGCGCAAACCAGTATGGTCATTGCCCAGTTGCAGTCAAACCACAGACAAATTCAATTTAACGAACGTTTACTCGAACTAGGAGTGTAACTATGAGTAATTCACAAACTATGTCGCTGGATCAGCGTATCGCAGCGTTGCAGCAAACCAATGGAGAGCTGGTGGCATCAAACAATACGCTGACTCAAACCGTCACCGGAAAAATGTCTGCGATAAACGCCACAGTCGCCAGCGCAGAGGCACGTATGGATCAGGCCATCGCAAACCTGGCAGCAAGTCATTCAGATACACGTATCAATTATTATGATCGGCTTGTTCACTCAAAGAGCTCGCTGGAAATACAAGCTGAGGAAGGTCAGGAGTATATCTCCAAATGGAAGAAAGTGCCTGTTACCACTGGTTGTTACCAATACCCCAGTGTCGGCTCTCTGACAAGAGTACACTTTACCAATTCCTACATGAAAGAACCGGGCTATTATGAAAAACCCGTTCAATATGATCAGGACTGGAGCGTTACGCAGATGCAGTTTGTGCTAGCGAATGAAAAAGCAACCAGTGAGCAAATAAATCAAATGCTTGACGAACAAGGAAGTGTTTTACTTAAAACTGGCTATTGGGATGCTACGCCGAGAATGCTTACTATTCCTTGTATCTCTATTTCAGGTTTGCACCCTTACTCAGTGTTGTTTGTAAGATTTATAAACAGCAATAGTACGCAAATATCTGATCCCCGGCCTTTGCAAAACATAACTCAATTTGGTTATGCCACGTTTGCTGTAGACCGCGTTGTTAACTATCCGCATATCAAAGTATAGGAGTATTGAAATGGAACAATTTCCAACCCCAGAAGCAGAGTTGGTAATGCAGGCAAGCCTGGATAAGCAGGTCAAGCGAGGTCAAATCACCCTGCAAGTAGGTGACAATGAGTCACTGTTAGGCACTACCTCAGATACGGCGCACCTGTTACTGGTGGAGTTTTCCAAGCTAGTATCTTCGATTGCCAGTGCAACCTCTCTGGATGATATTAAAGCCTCGGCGCAAGACTGCACTGACCT contains:
- a CDS encoding phage tail protein I, with product MSESLLPCQASQFERALDNAGSRIAQLPVSLSQLWDPWRCPAHFLPWLADGLSVDSWDSLWPEQVQRQVIAASVPNHRIKGTVGAIKQSLHSLNASVELTEWWQTGGVPHSAELLALAHENLDPQGSTLLTPKLQAQLWQSVAATKPCRSQIQFSVGVMLQNNLAMAAGSDAVSAQTGRWHQHYDFTFSTSSTYLSGAAQSLSVSTPCLRQSAHMQLNSGVWAAGGMVITQLQQVAMTTV
- a CDS encoding phage tail-collar fiber domain-containing protein, with the translated sequence MSIYTPIITQAGINAAVNAQTHGIQLEIGRIGVGDTGYVPNRTQTRLQNERNNVQVSDGRVVGDGQFHLSGIFTDDTQYAVREVGFYLNDHSDDAQKTLFAIWSHPEHVLFYQTPVARVVQGFDLTLTAVPYEHLTVNTSGDLKLFHTPEFVAMTEAQTSMVIAQLQSNHRQIQFNERLLELGV